The Patescibacteria group bacterium genome has a window encoding:
- a CDS encoding elongation factor Tu, whose amino-acid sequence TDIGALLRGVNRDEIERGQVLAKPGSVNPHKKFEGQVYVLKKEEGGRHTPFFNGYRPQFYFRTTDVTGTIKLPEGVEMCMPGDHINME is encoded by the coding sequence GACAGACATAGGAGCACTCTTAAGAGGAGTAAACAGAGACGAAATAGAAAGAGGTCAAGTTCTTGCGAAGCCAGGATCAGTAAATCCACACAAGAAGTTTGAAGGTCAAGTATACGTATTAAAGAAGGAAGAAGGAGGAAGACATACTCCATTCTTCAACGGATACAGACCACAATTCTACTTCAGAACAACAGACGTTACAGGAACAATTAAGCTACCAGAAGGAGTAGAAATGTGCATGCCAGGCGACCACATCAACATGGAA